ATTGAGAGATTCTATTTCACCGAACAGCGGTATTTTAACTTTCTTATCAGCAAGCCGGAGAAAATCTTCTGAAATACCATCACTTTCAGAACCCAGAATAATGGCTGTAGGATTGGAATAATCCGGTTCATGATAAAAGAGGTCTGATTTTTCGGTGCCAGCGATGATCTGAACTCCGCTGTTTCTAAGAAACAGAATGGTCTTATACAAATCCCTGCTCCGGCATACAGGAATTTTATATAGAGCGCCAGCAGAGGTTTTAATAGCATCGGCATGTATAAGAGCAGAACCCTTAGATGGGATGACAATGGCATGTACGCCAGCACATTCAGCTGTCCGGACGATGGCGCCGAAGTTTCTCACATCGGTAATCCTGTCAAGGATCAGCAACAAAGGTGTCTGACCCTGTTCATAAATTAAGGGTATAAGGTTTTCGACAGATTGATAAATGATGGGAGAAATATAAGCGACAACACCCTGATGATTTTTTGATGTGAGCCGGTTCAATTTTGAAATCGGCACAGGTTGGAATGGTATGGCCATTTTTCTCGCCAATGAAATGAGCTTAAAATAGAGTTCCCCCCTGAGTCCGGACTGGATAAAGAGTTTCTCAATTTCCTGACCGGAATTTATTGCCTCAATGACAGGCCTGAGACCGTAAATTATGTTTTCCTTGTTCATTTAATTTCTTTAGCGTCGCCAGTTATTTACCGCCATATACCAGGCTTCCTTATAGTTTTCGGATTTTTCAATCATATAGTCATTTCCGGTAAAGGGGTTATCGACTTTGACAAAGATAAAAGTAATTGACATAAAATTACCCTCCTCGCCATAGATCCATTTCTCAATGTCAGTATAACGATAGACGATATTGGGTGACCCAAAGATGATATAAATTATACCTCTGTCGGTTCTCCACCCTTCCTGATAGGAAGAAAAGAAATGGTTAGCTTCTTCCACACGGGAATAATATCTTTGTATCATGATCCTGGCCCGGTCAGTATCGGAATACATGCTGATCCAGAAGCTATCAACAGCTACTTTAGTGTTTGGATTTTTCCGGAGGATATCATATTCTTTTTTTGTCGTAATGTAACGCAGGGGTTCCATCATTTGCACCGGGTCAATGACATCAGGGAATCCATCATAAAAACGAAAGAGAGTCAAGCCTTCACGGCTCAGAGTATCGAGTTGAAAATGGTAAAATGCCTCTTTTGTGAGATTAATGATTGGGGTTTCACCATTCACTAATGGTATGCTGAAGGCACTGTCGCAGCCATAGGAAAAATTGGTCACATCATCTGTCAGGAATGGCGGTAAAGAAACCGGAAATTCCCTGAAATAGCACCTTACATGAAGTCGAGTGGCATCAGAAGTGTTACATTTTATTGTGAAATACTGATTTTCACTTAAATAATTCTCAAAAATCACTTTACCTTCCTCATCCAGTACAAGATAGTTCTGTTGTGAATTACTTGACATTTTATGCAGTTCGATCAGCGAGCCGAAAGCCAGTTTGGAATTCACATCTGTTAATGTGATATGTAAGATAAAGTCATCGGGATAAACGGTTTTCACTTCAAAATCCGAACAGAAGATCGTTTCTGTTCCAAAACCAAGGGAATCGGTATGACAGAAGGAACCGCTATCTATCAACATATTATTTTTGAATGAGTTGAACAATTCATAACTGATTTTGAATTCTATTTTTGGGACACTGCCAACGTTCATTTTCCTATAGGTCAGTCCCGACAAATTTAATCTGTAATATAACCTGCTTTTGAAATCAGAGAGATGAAAAGGTATATATTCAATTTGTGCGAAATTATTTTCACTTTTATACAGAGAAGCCAGGTTTGTGATACCTAACTTGTTGATGGTGAGACAACCTGCAAGAGTCAGGGCGACAAGGCAAAAAAACGGGATCTTTTTTTTCATTCTTCAATTTCACTGAGGATACTGTCCTCCTCTGCCGGCAGGTTGCCGGACAGATGTTTAGTAGTTTTCGCACCGAGTTCTTTCAGTTTCTGAGCCCGGTTAACGATGTTGCCTTTTCCCGAGAACAATTTTTTCTTTGCTTCCTCAAATGTACCTGATACTGTATTAATCTGGTTACCGAGCCGTTTCATATCCTCAATAAATGAAACGAATTTATCATACAGGGCTCCGCCCTGTTGAGCTATTTCGAGGGCATTCTGGGTTTGTTTTTCCTGCCGCCAGATGGATTCCACGGTTTTAAGAGTGGCAAGAAGGGTGGTAGGACTGACAATGACAATTTTTTTCTCCCATGCGAAGTTAAACAATCCATTATCGGCCTCAATGGCAGCACTGAATGCCGATTCCATCGGCAGAAACAGCAGAATGAAATCGGGTGTAATAAAGAAATCGGTACTTTGGTAATTCTTATCACTCAACAATTTAACATGATTTCTGATGGAATCGACATGCTGCCGGATGAATTTTTCTTTTTCCTCCGGGATTTCGGAATTGACAGAGGCTTCATAAGCGAGAAGGGATACCTTAGAATCAATAATCAGGTGTTTTTTCTCTGGCAGGTGAATGATCACATCAGGCCGGATCAGTTCACCTTCCTGTGTTCTGGCCGACACCTGCACTTCATACTCTTCCCCCTTCCGCAGTCCTGACCGTTCAAGCACATGTTCAAGTACCATTTCTCCCCAGTTACCCATCTTTTTCACATCACCCTTCAGGGCTTTGGTCAGGTTTGTAGCATCATCGCTGATCCGGATATTCAGATCATGAAGGTTTTTCAATTCAGCCTTCAGGTCAGTTTGATCCTTAAGACCTTTCTGATAGGTATCCTCGACCTTTTTCTCGAACAACCGGATATTTTCCTTTAAGGGATTAAGGATCAGTTCAAGGTTGTTACGGTTTTGCTCCGTGAAAGTCTTGGATTTTTCTTCAAAAATCCTGGTAGCCAGGTTCTCAAATTCATCCTTAAATTTTTTCTGAATATTTTCTATTTCGGTTTTTTGTTCCGCCAATTTTTCCTGCAGGTTCTTATACTCAACTTCCTGGCGAGCAAGGCGGGTTGCCAGATCCTGTGATTGTGAACGAGCTTCCGTGATCCGGCCATCGAGTGTACTGTTTTCGTTCCGGGTTGTTTCCAGAGAATTCTGAAGTATACCTTTTTCTTTATCCAGTCCGGCGATGTGCTTTTCAAGATTACGTTTGTCGATGAGGTGAGCACTGCGTAAAATCAGCCAGGCAAATAGGGCTCCGACAGTCAAGCCAATGAGGATATATAATAACTGCATTGTTTTTTATTTGTAAAAATACTGATTCTTCTCATTCCATGATTGCCACTTTATTCCCGCACTTGACACAGTGGCCGGTTTTATCAAGTCCCGACACAGATGTCCAGTATCCGTCGCGCCTGATGACCGGATTTCCGCACCTATTGCAAGCTGTATCACGGCCAGTAGTGCTGGCTACATTACCCAGATACACATAATCCAGGTATCGCATTGCGACAGCATAGAGTTTCTGCAGTGTTGCAAAGGGTGTTCCTTCGATAGTCATTTTATATGTTGGGTAATACCTCGAAAGATGAAGTATTGTGTCTGCCCCTAGCTCATTGCGTATCCATTTGCACATTTCGCCGAAAACTTTTTCGTCATCGTTCAAGGTAGGGATGATCAGATTGGTAATCTCCAGATGCTTTCCTGCCATAGCAATGGATTTCAACGCGTTCCTGACAGGTTCGAGGCGGGAGGCGGTTATTTTCCTGTAAAAATCGTTTGTGAAAGCCTTAAGGTCAACACTATAGGCATCTATAACGGGCATGATTTCCTGTAAAGGATTGACATTTATGAAGCCATTTGTAACCATTACATTTTTCAACTGCTTTTCTTTCGCCAGTAATGCTATTTCGTTCATGTATTCATACCAGACGATAGGTTCATTATATGTATAAGCGATGCCGATATTATCAGGATTTGATGCCGCCATTCGTATGTGGTCAATTGCAGAATAATCCTTAATTTGGGAAAATTCCTCGATACATGATTGGGAAATTTCTGAGTTTTGGCAAAATGAACAATGCAGGTTGCAGCCCAGGCTGCCAATGCTGTAAATAGTTCTACCAGGAAAAAAATGATACATGGGCTTCTTCTCAATAGGGTCAAAATGTATGGCCGATACCATACCATAATTTTCTGAAAAGAGTTTGCCTCCGATATTTTTTCTCACATGGCAGCTTCCGCGTTTACCAGGGTTGATATGGCAATTATGAGGGCAGAGGATGCATTGGACTGAGTCCTTTTCCAAGTGAGTGT
The sequence above is drawn from the Bacteroidota bacterium genome and encodes:
- the rlmB gene encoding 23S rRNA (guanosine(2251)-2'-O)-methyltransferase RlmB, translated to MNKENIIYGLRPVIEAINSGQEIEKLFIQSGLRGELYFKLISLARKMAIPFQPVPISKLNRLTSKNHQGVVAYISPIIYQSVENLIPLIYEQGQTPLLLILDRITDVRNFGAIVRTAECAGVHAIVIPSKGSALIHADAIKTSAGALYKIPVCRSRDLYKTILFLRNSGVQIIAGTEKSDLFYHEPDYSNPTAIILGSESDGISEDFLRLADKKVKIPLFGEIESLNVSVAAGIIMYEAVKQRTLHA
- a CDS encoding GWxTD domain-containing protein: MKKKIPFFCLVALTLAGCLTINKLGITNLASLYKSENNFAQIEYIPFHLSDFKSRLYYRLNLSGLTYRKMNVGSVPKIEFKISYELFNSFKNNMLIDSGSFCHTDSLGFGTETIFCSDFEVKTVYPDDFILHITLTDVNSKLAFGSLIELHKMSSNSQQNYLVLDEEGKVIFENYLSENQYFTIKCNTSDATRLHVRCYFREFPVSLPPFLTDDVTNFSYGCDSAFSIPLVNGETPIINLTKEAFYHFQLDTLSREGLTLFRFYDGFPDVIDPVQMMEPLRYITTKKEYDILRKNPNTKVAVDSFWISMYSDTDRARIMIQRYYSRVEEANHFFSSYQEGWRTDRGIIYIIFGSPNIVYRYTDIEKWIYGEEGNFMSITFIFVKVDNPFTGNDYMIEKSENYKEAWYMAVNNWRR
- the rmuC gene encoding DNA recombination protein RmuC — its product is MQLLYILIGLTVGALFAWLILRSAHLIDKRNLEKHIAGLDKEKGILQNSLETTRNENSTLDGRITEARSQSQDLATRLARQEVEYKNLQEKLAEQKTEIENIQKKFKDEFENLATRIFEEKSKTFTEQNRNNLELILNPLKENIRLFEKKVEDTYQKGLKDQTDLKAELKNLHDLNIRISDDATNLTKALKGDVKKMGNWGEMVLEHVLERSGLRKGEEYEVQVSARTQEGELIRPDVIIHLPEKKHLIIDSKVSLLAYEASVNSEIPEEKEKFIRQHVDSIRNHVKLLSDKNYQSTDFFITPDFILLFLPMESAFSAAIEADNGLFNFAWEKKIVIVSPTTLLATLKTVESIWRQEKQTQNALEIAQQGGALYDKFVSFIEDMKRLGNQINTVSGTFEEAKKKLFSGKGNIVNRAQKLKELGAKTTKHLSGNLPAEEDSILSEIEE
- the amrS gene encoding AmmeMemoRadiSam system radical SAM enzyme gives rise to the protein MKEASFYTHLEKDSVQCILCPHNCHINPGKRGSCHVRKNIGGKLFSENYGMVSAIHFDPIEKKPMYHFFPGRTIYSIGSLGCNLHCSFCQNSEISQSCIEEFSQIKDYSAIDHIRMAASNPDNIGIAYTYNEPIVWYEYMNEIALLAKEKQLKNVMVTNGFINVNPLQEIMPVIDAYSVDLKAFTNDFYRKITASRLEPVRNALKSIAMAGKHLEITNLIIPTLNDDEKVFGEMCKWIRNELGADTILHLSRYYPTYKMTIEGTPFATLQKLYAVAMRYLDYVYLGNVASTTGRDTACNRCGNPVIRRDGYWTSVSGLDKTGHCVKCGNKVAIME